From one Brevibacterium sp. 'Marine' genomic stretch:
- the dgt gene encoding dGTP triphosphohydrolase — protein sequence MERQRFHTTGGRDRNVAEEARPGEDEFRVDIERIRFSPFFSRLASVTQVIPQAGSGTVIHNRLTHSLKVSAVARSIAITLNNADEATRDTVIRLGGCDPVVVQAAAAAHDLGHPPFGHLGEKELDRVSRQVLRLDDGFEGNAQTFRILTALDSCEATARGLNLTRAIRAAVLKYPWERGEWTGDRASSAARMPRGVGDDVSEGAMKFSAYATEVEEMADVLSAFPAIAKYQQTLECAVMDVADDIAYAVHDLDDFYRSNVLQYTAVSAELGRWLRDHRELAALESAELDRRRPGHALEAIRRHIGEKDPWIASEEAFRESVERINRDLVEGLLGVPYDGGLEADRAVTGFTRRWIDRLQASIVVDPDPHIRSGHVRLSQEAWHDVVVLKFVHARFVLERSDLAVYQRGQTRIIASLVEGFHEWLLDPDEATRIPRRLVDSVEAATQEYSDLYARDPQALGEEGAAGIVRRGRARAVVDYIASFTDAQAMSVNALITGASEEPWEAGRGL from the coding sequence ATGGAACGACAGAGATTTCACACCACCGGAGGTCGCGATCGCAATGTCGCCGAGGAGGCCCGCCCCGGAGAGGACGAGTTCCGCGTCGATATCGAACGGATCCGGTTCTCCCCGTTCTTCTCCCGCCTGGCCTCGGTCACCCAGGTCATCCCGCAGGCCGGGTCCGGCACGGTCATCCACAACCGGCTGACGCACTCGCTCAAGGTCTCCGCGGTGGCCCGGTCGATCGCGATCACGTTGAACAACGCGGACGAGGCGACCCGGGACACGGTCATCCGCCTCGGCGGGTGCGATCCTGTCGTCGTCCAGGCGGCCGCGGCCGCCCACGATCTGGGCCACCCGCCGTTCGGCCACCTCGGCGAGAAGGAACTCGACCGGGTGTCGCGGCAGGTGCTGCGCCTCGACGACGGATTCGAAGGCAACGCGCAGACGTTTCGGATCCTCACCGCCCTCGACAGCTGCGAGGCCACCGCGCGCGGTCTCAACCTCACCCGAGCCATTCGGGCCGCGGTGCTCAAATACCCGTGGGAGCGCGGGGAATGGACCGGCGATCGGGCGTCGTCGGCGGCCAGGATGCCGCGCGGGGTCGGTGATGATGTCAGCGAGGGAGCGATGAAGTTCTCCGCCTATGCCACCGAGGTCGAGGAGATGGCCGACGTGCTCTCGGCGTTCCCGGCGATCGCAAAGTATCAGCAGACGCTCGAGTGCGCGGTCATGGACGTCGCCGACGATATCGCGTATGCGGTGCACGACCTGGACGATTTCTACCGGTCGAACGTGCTGCAGTACACGGCTGTGTCCGCCGAACTCGGGCGGTGGCTGCGCGATCATCGGGAGTTGGCGGCCCTGGAATCTGCGGAGCTGGATCGGCGGCGGCCGGGCCATGCGCTCGAGGCGATCCGGCGACACATCGGGGAGAAGGATCCGTGGATCGCCTCGGAGGAGGCGTTCCGGGAGTCGGTGGAGCGGATCAACCGGGATCTCGTCGAGGGGCTGCTCGGCGTTCCCTACGACGGGGGACTGGAGGCGGATCGGGCGGTCACCGGGTTCACTCGGCGGTGGATCGACCGCTTGCAGGCCTCGATCGTCGTCGACCCGGATCCGCATATCCGCAGCGGTCACGTGCGACTGAGCCAGGAGGCTTGGCACGATGTCGTGGTGCTCAAGTTCGTCCATGCGCGGTTCGTGCTCGAGCGCTCTGACCTGGCCGTGTATCAGCGTGGGCAGACGCGGATCATCGCGTCCCTGGTCGAGGGATTCCATGAGTGGCTGCTCGACCCGGATGAGGCGACGCGGATACCGCGCAGGCTTGTTGATTCCGTCGAGGCGGCCACGCAGGAGTATTCGGATCTATATGCACGCGACCCTCAAGCGCTGGGGGAGGAGGGCGCGGCCGGGATCGTGCGGCGGGGCCGGGCGCGGGCGGTCGTGGACTATATCGCCTCGTTCACCGATGCGCAGGCCATGTCGGTCAACGCCCTGATCACCGGTGCTTCCGAGGAACCGTGGGAGGCTGGGCGCGGGTTGTAG
- a CDS encoding choice-of-anchor G family protein has product MGTVAAASALALTAMTVSPAAAGEVNPEEDAEAFAQLINTDLITADLLDVSSAYRSSPIDEGKEADNQALNLEALRALGVQLPNIGLPLVAPEDGAGLLHIGNAGALNSYAHAPSYNSATAGTGAVGENGAINLDPDNPAASGNASVDLTSLLGQAGIDGVTDEIVDELSLDLGAIASTADSDGNAFKSEYVVADGTLTVSSDLVGDLGTELQDAITGSGSAVNEAVGEDGTIDTIVKGLTNAADLDLLIAKVDLSGGTAKVDGVDTALKDAAETLIAKPLVDDNGILSIDLANGDIKIDLAKAVAGEDATDLNGLDPNTQVLSSSTLKKITEALEEALGTVTSKATTAVTDVVNNLELDITIPAKLTVGLPPIGSTSDITITVNGTLGQFAGTADGEPEVDASGDLLGLSIDALLDPLTNRLVPLLLTPIKGAIGPILTATTDQLSAALEGVTSPILEELSPVLERLNQVVDLTVNEQSPNPSSTGASAQSSLDSSEVDGDNGPGFTVNAVSLELLPELAGGPLADVNLASSSVRATADAPDPGDDDANTNAAASAAASATADDDGNEAAQAASQAAALADATTTASTAADATAEAAAEKAATADASTTASSDATTETNASSTVASQAAADANAEDNTNAEASAAADANPAAAASAASTADSSVAASANAAADSDGGDGSAANQDAETTTEADANVNAAASASASATADDDGNEAAQAAAEAAALADATTTESAAADASAESAAESAATTTASSETSADISSDPNASAQQAANAAANADNSSSTNAEASSAQNANASAASNAAATATSSSEASASAAADADDSTVTDAEANTTANSNASASAAASAQADADTDPAAQAAAEAAADEDANNTASAAATANAEAAAESAANDEATAQASTDATSETNAAAQAAATATADSNDNDSANADTTAAANANASAAASAASNPDSSSAASAEAAANADGSDDGANASADPDANANVNAAASASASTTANADDESNAAAQAAAQAAADNDANNTASAAADENAEAAAESAANEEASSETSADATSDPNASAQQAANAAANADNTDSTNAQASSAANADATAAAAAASTADSSSEASATAAADGAEASASADGDEANASADGGAASASADGDEANASASSDSEKAASANTSASSDAGSAANAGSAANASAGSSTNASGNAGGDLPRTGADGIPAMVGFAALLLAGGAAAVWATRRYRASAGKH; this is encoded by the coding sequence GTGGGCACAGTCGCCGCCGCGTCGGCGCTGGCACTGACTGCAATGACCGTGTCCCCCGCGGCCGCTGGTGAAGTGAACCCGGAAGAAGATGCAGAGGCATTTGCCCAGCTGATCAACACCGACCTGATCACAGCTGACCTGCTAGACGTCTCATCCGCTTATCGCAGCTCACCAATCGACGAGGGCAAAGAGGCAGACAATCAGGCGCTCAACCTCGAGGCGCTTCGTGCGTTGGGCGTACAACTGCCAAATATCGGACTCCCCTTGGTAGCACCCGAAGACGGAGCAGGACTGCTTCACATCGGAAATGCCGGAGCCCTGAATTCATATGCGCACGCACCGAGCTACAACTCAGCAACTGCCGGTACCGGCGCGGTCGGCGAGAACGGTGCCATTAATCTCGACCCCGACAATCCTGCCGCTAGCGGAAACGCCAGCGTCGATCTCACCTCGCTGCTTGGTCAAGCCGGAATTGACGGAGTCACAGACGAGATCGTCGATGAGCTCAGCCTGGACCTCGGTGCAATCGCATCGACAGCCGACAGTGATGGCAATGCTTTCAAATCTGAATACGTAGTCGCCGACGGAACACTCACTGTCTCAAGCGACCTCGTAGGAGACCTTGGCACAGAGCTTCAGGATGCAATCACCGGATCAGGCTCCGCAGTTAATGAAGCTGTCGGCGAAGACGGTACGATTGACACGATCGTCAAAGGCCTCACAAACGCGGCCGACCTCGACCTGCTCATCGCCAAAGTCGACCTGAGCGGAGGAACCGCAAAAGTCGATGGCGTCGATACCGCCCTGAAAGATGCGGCCGAGACGCTGATCGCAAAGCCACTTGTCGATGACAACGGGATATTGTCAATCGACCTCGCGAATGGTGACATCAAGATCGATCTTGCCAAGGCCGTAGCGGGAGAAGATGCCACAGATCTCAATGGCTTGGATCCCAATACTCAAGTCTTGAGCTCATCAACTCTCAAGAAGATCACTGAAGCGCTCGAAGAAGCGCTCGGAACAGTCACATCGAAAGCGACCACGGCAGTCACAGACGTCGTGAACAACCTTGAACTCGATATCACAATTCCCGCTAAGCTCACGGTCGGACTACCACCTATAGGGAGCACATCCGACATCACCATCACAGTCAATGGAACATTGGGCCAGTTCGCAGGCACTGCAGACGGCGAGCCCGAGGTAGACGCGTCTGGCGATCTTCTTGGGCTATCGATTGACGCATTGCTCGATCCGCTGACCAACCGACTGGTGCCTCTGCTGCTCACGCCGATCAAGGGTGCCATCGGTCCGATTCTCACTGCAACAACTGACCAATTGTCTGCAGCCCTGGAAGGAGTCACAAGCCCGATCCTTGAGGAGCTTTCGCCTGTCCTGGAGAGACTCAACCAAGTTGTCGACCTCACGGTTAACGAGCAATCTCCGAATCCATCATCAACCGGTGCCAGCGCGCAGTCCTCACTGGATTCGAGCGAAGTCGACGGGGACAACGGACCTGGTTTCACCGTAAACGCAGTCAGTCTAGAACTGTTGCCGGAATTGGCTGGTGGCCCGCTCGCCGACGTCAACCTCGCGTCGTCCTCGGTCCGTGCGACCGCAGACGCACCGGACCCGGGCGACGACGATGCGAACACCAACGCAGCCGCTTCTGCTGCCGCATCGGCGACCGCCGATGACGACGGCAACGAGGCAGCCCAGGCAGCATCACAGGCAGCAGCGCTTGCGGATGCCACGACAACGGCATCTACTGCCGCGGACGCCACTGCTGAGGCCGCAGCTGAAAAGGCCGCAACGGCCGATGCCTCGACAACTGCTTCGAGTGACGCGACCACTGAGACGAACGCTTCGTCGACGGTCGCTTCGCAGGCCGCTGCCGACGCAAATGCTGAAGATAACACCAACGCAGAAGCCTCTGCCGCCGCTGACGCCAACCCCGCAGCTGCTGCTTCTGCCGCATCTACGGCTGATTCTTCGGTAGCCGCCTCGGCAAACGCGGCGGCAGACTCAGACGGTGGCGATGGCTCAGCTGCTAACCAAGATGCCGAAACCACAACTGAGGCTGACGCAAACGTCAACGCTGCAGCTTCGGCCTCCGCATCAGCAACCGCTGATGACGATGGCAATGAGGCGGCCCAGGCCGCGGCCGAAGCCGCAGCACTTGCAGATGCCACAACCACGGAATCCGCCGCAGCTGACGCTTCTGCAGAGTCTGCAGCTGAGTCGGCAGCGACCACGACTGCCAGTTCGGAGACGAGCGCCGACATCTCGTCGGACCCGAATGCCTCGGCACAGCAGGCGGCAAACGCCGCAGCCAACGCCGACAACTCGTCGTCGACGAACGCAGAAGCCTCATCCGCGCAGAATGCGAATGCTTCTGCGGCCTCGAACGCGGCAGCAACCGCCACCTCGTCGTCTGAGGCTTCAGCATCTGCGGCGGCCGATGCCGATGATTCCACGGTCACCGACGCAGAGGCGAACACGACCGCCAACTCGAACGCCTCGGCCTCGGCCGCAGCGTCCGCACAGGCAGACGCCGACACGGATCCCGCCGCTCAGGCAGCCGCTGAAGCCGCGGCAGACGAAGATGCCAACAACACCGCATCTGCAGCAGCCACCGCGAACGCCGAAGCAGCCGCGGAATCCGCTGCGAACGACGAAGCCACCGCACAGGCTTCGACCGACGCGACCTCGGAGACCAACGCCGCCGCTCAGGCTGCCGCTACTGCGACCGCCGACAGCAACGACAACGATTCGGCGAACGCTGACACCACTGCAGCCGCCAACGCCAATGCTTCGGCAGCTGCGTCAGCAGCGTCGAATCCTGATTCGTCGTCTGCGGCGTCGGCGGAAGCCGCTGCGAACGCTGATGGCAGCGATGACGGAGCGAACGCTTCAGCCGATCCGGATGCGAATGCCAATGTGAACGCTGCTGCTTCAGCCTCGGCCTCCACGACCGCGAATGCGGATGATGAGTCGAACGCTGCAGCTCAGGCAGCCGCTCAGGCAGCCGCTGACAACGATGCGAACAACACGGCATCGGCAGCAGCTGACGAGAACGCCGAAGCAGCCGCAGAGTCCGCCGCCAACGAAGAGGCCTCCTCGGAGACCTCAGCAGATGCGACATCGGATCCGAACGCATCGGCGCAGCAGGCAGCCAACGCCGCCGCAAACGCCGATAACACGGATTCGACGAACGCACAGGCGTCATCCGCGGCGAACGCGGATGCGACTGCAGCAGCTGCTGCCGCTTCGACCGCCGACTCCTCCTCGGAGGCTTCGGCAACCGCTGCGGCAGACGGAGCTGAAGCCAGTGCATCCGCCGACGGTGATGAGGCAAACGCTTCAGCCGACGGAGGCGCAGCCAGCGCCTCGGCTGACGGTGACGAGGCAAACGCCAGCGCTTCGAGCGATTCTGAGAAGGCCGCCTCGGCGAATACCTCGGCATCGTCGGACGCAGGTTCGGCAGCGAACGCCGGGTCCGCAGCCAACGCCTCGGCCGGTTCGAGCACGAACGCCTCGGGCAATGCGGGTGGCGACCTGCCGCGGACGGGTGCCGACGGCATCCCGGCCATGGTCGGATTCGCCGCACTGCTCCTCGCCGGCGGTGCAGCAGCGGTGTGGGCAACCCGTCGCTACCGCGCCTCGGCTGGTAAGCACTGA
- the lhgO gene encoding L-2-hydroxyglutarate oxidase encodes MAKHTRWAVVGAGIIGAAVAREILGRHDSADVTLFEKEDHPAAHQTGHNSGVVHAGLYYEPGSLKATLCRRGVDLIRDFANDHNVAFDECGKVVVATDETEVERLHAIHNRALANGVPDIALIDRDGLRDIEPNAEGLAALHSPHTAIIDYPGLTDALVADFRAHGGRVRFSTPVKTIDHRGGPTGDTAVVRTPVDAQEFDHVIVCAGLQSDRLAARSGQNRTPTVVPFFGQYFILDEEYSTAVNGLIYPVPDPKYPFLGVHVTRRIDGGLMIGPNAFLSFSREGYRGLGLNIPDSLAVAADPGFWRFAAGNMATAARELPGVLSIEKFVAEAARYVPSLDGADGYRATRGIRAQAMNRDGTLVDDFVIDRAGATMFLRNAPSPGATSALAIAEHLVAIIDGRR; translated from the coding sequence ATGGCGAAACACACGCGATGGGCAGTGGTCGGAGCCGGCATCATTGGAGCCGCCGTCGCCCGCGAGATCCTGGGCCGCCACGACTCCGCCGACGTCACCCTCTTCGAAAAAGAAGACCACCCCGCCGCCCACCAGACCGGCCACAATTCGGGAGTCGTCCACGCCGGTCTCTACTACGAGCCAGGCAGCCTCAAAGCCACGCTCTGCCGCCGCGGCGTCGACCTCATCCGCGACTTCGCAAACGACCACAATGTCGCTTTCGACGAATGCGGCAAGGTCGTCGTCGCCACCGACGAGACAGAAGTCGAACGCCTCCACGCCATCCACAACCGCGCTCTGGCCAACGGCGTACCGGACATCGCCCTGATCGACCGCGACGGACTGCGCGACATCGAACCGAACGCCGAAGGCCTCGCCGCCCTCCACTCACCCCACACCGCGATCATCGACTACCCCGGCCTCACCGACGCCCTCGTCGCCGACTTCCGCGCCCACGGAGGCCGCGTCCGCTTCTCCACCCCGGTCAAAACCATCGATCACCGAGGCGGCCCCACCGGTGACACCGCCGTCGTCCGCACCCCGGTCGACGCCCAGGAGTTCGACCACGTCATCGTCTGCGCCGGCCTCCAATCCGACCGGCTGGCCGCGCGCTCCGGTCAGAATCGCACCCCGACCGTGGTGCCCTTCTTCGGCCAGTACTTCATCCTCGACGAGGAATACAGCACCGCGGTCAACGGCCTCATCTACCCCGTCCCGGATCCGAAGTACCCATTCCTCGGCGTCCACGTCACCCGCCGCATCGACGGCGGCCTGATGATCGGGCCTAACGCCTTCCTCTCCTTCTCCCGCGAAGGCTACCGAGGTCTCGGCCTCAACATCCCCGACTCGCTGGCCGTGGCCGCCGACCCCGGATTCTGGCGCTTCGCCGCCGGCAACATGGCCACCGCGGCCCGTGAACTGCCCGGAGTGCTCTCGATCGAGAAATTCGTCGCCGAGGCAGCCCGCTACGTCCCCTCCCTCGACGGGGCAGACGGCTACCGTGCCACCCGTGGAATCCGCGCCCAAGCCATGAACCGGGACGGCACACTCGTCGATGATTTCGTCATCGATCGGGCGGGAGCCACGATGTTCTTAAGAAACGCGCCCTCCCCGGGAGCCACCTCGGCGCTGGCCATTGCCGAACACCTCGTCGCGATCATCGATGGCCGACGATGA